The following are encoded together in the Terriglobia bacterium genome:
- a CDS encoding IS3 family transposase, whose protein sequence is MPVQGSLSVERMCQVAVVSRAGYYRSFQEHNPVEEEMLVRSTIQQIVVEHRRRYGYRRVWKELRDRGMVVNYKRVLRLMREDNLLAVQRKQFVVTTDSNHTLEIAVNLARRMKLTGVNQLWVADITYIQVWGEFVFLAVVLDAFSRKVVGWELNRSLSSGLALRALEKAITERQPPPGLVHHSDRGVQYACRQYVALLEKHQMVASMSRPGNPYDNARCERFMQTLKREEIYASAYRDMEHLRANLEDFIERYYNKKRLHSALGYLSPEKFEAMQTGDQSSKAATITCSFGRASTLLDLGTGTQTPSPSPDPNPLLLGTDQEIL, encoded by the coding sequence ATGCCGGTGCAAGGCAGCTTGAGTGTGGAACGGATGTGCCAGGTGGCGGTGGTAAGCCGTGCCGGGTACTATCGGAGCTTTCAGGAACACAATCCGGTGGAAGAAGAAATGCTGGTGCGCTCGACGATACAGCAGATCGTGGTGGAGCATCGGCGGCGGTACGGCTACCGGCGGGTGTGGAAGGAACTGCGGGATCGGGGGATGGTGGTCAATTACAAGCGGGTGTTGCGGCTGATGCGGGAAGATAATCTGCTGGCCGTGCAGCGCAAGCAGTTTGTGGTGACGACCGACTCCAATCACACGCTGGAAATAGCAGTAAATCTGGCCCGTCGAATGAAGCTGACGGGAGTGAATCAGTTGTGGGTGGCCGATATCACCTACATCCAGGTGTGGGGCGAGTTTGTTTTTCTGGCGGTCGTGCTGGACGCATTCTCGCGCAAGGTGGTGGGCTGGGAGTTGAATCGTAGTCTGAGCAGTGGCCTGGCGCTGCGAGCCCTGGAGAAGGCGATCACGGAACGGCAGCCGCCGCCGGGGTTGGTGCATCACTCGGACCGCGGTGTGCAATACGCGTGCCGGCAGTATGTTGCCCTGCTGGAGAAGCACCAGATGGTGGCGAGCATGAGCCGTCCGGGAAATCCGTACGACAATGCCCGCTGTGAGCGATTCATGCAGACGCTGAAACGGGAAGAGATCTATGCCAGCGCGTATCGTGACATGGAGCATCTGCGGGCCAACCTGGAAGACTTCATCGAGCGCTACTACAACAAGAAACGGCTACACTCGGCGTTGGGTTATCTTTCGCCGGAAAAGTTTGAAGCGATGCAAACCGGAGATCAGAGCTCGAAGGCGGCCACGATCACCTGCTCCTTCGGGAGAGCTAGTACATTACTGGATCTGGGGACGGGGACTCAAACGCCGTCCCCTTCCCCAGACCCCAACCCCCTGCTGCTGGGGACAGACCAGGAGATCCTATGA
- a CDS encoding M48 family metallopeptidase, producing MPSVVAVPPAAKASASFDPDTATNAYLAQIPAGAKARSDAYFEGGYWLILWDFVYGLGVVLLLLNLGWSAGFRNLAERITRFKPLQTMIYWAEYVAVTSVLFFPLTVYEGYFRERKYGLATQTFGPWMGDQLKGFLLSLLLGAVVVTALFGVVRRLPRSWWLWGAVVASFFLVVAVLISPVYLAPIFNKYTRLNDPRITVPILSLARANGIPVRDVYQFDASKQTTRMSANVSGFAGTMRISMNDNLLRRGSPEEIQAVMGHEMGHYVLNHVYKGIFFFVVLIVVMFAYLRWGVEWSLARWGEKWQVRGIGDTAVLPVVVLLASIFLFALTPVTNTFVRTQEHEADMYGLNASRQPDGFAQAAIHLGEYRKMSPGQVEEWIFFDHPSGRNRIHDAMQWKAENLKLMMDEAK from the coding sequence ATGCCGTCCGTGGTGGCGGTCCCGCCGGCGGCCAAGGCGTCTGCCAGCTTTGATCCTGATACGGCCACCAACGCTTATCTGGCCCAGATTCCAGCCGGCGCCAAGGCGCGATCGGATGCCTATTTCGAAGGCGGATATTGGCTTATCCTGTGGGATTTTGTTTACGGCCTGGGAGTTGTCTTACTGCTGCTCAACCTGGGGTGGTCGGCCGGCTTCCGCAACCTGGCCGAGCGCATTACCCGCTTCAAGCCGCTGCAGACCATGATTTATTGGGCGGAATATGTAGCGGTGACGTCCGTGTTGTTTTTCCCCTTGACGGTCTATGAAGGATATTTCCGTGAGCGCAAATATGGGCTGGCCACGCAGACCTTTGGCCCGTGGATGGGCGACCAGCTCAAAGGCTTTCTGCTGAGCCTGTTGCTGGGAGCGGTGGTCGTCACGGCGTTGTTTGGGGTGGTGCGCCGCTTGCCGCGCTCGTGGTGGTTGTGGGGCGCGGTGGTGGCCAGTTTCTTTCTGGTTGTGGCGGTGCTCATCAGTCCCGTATATCTTGCTCCCATTTTCAACAAGTACACACGCCTGAACGATCCTCGAATTACCGTGCCCATATTGAGCCTGGCGCGGGCCAACGGCATCCCGGTCCGGGACGTTTATCAATTTGACGCCTCCAAGCAAACCACGCGCATGAGCGCCAACGTGAGCGGTTTTGCCGGCACCATGCGCATCAGCATGAATGACAACCTGCTGCGCCGCGGCTCGCCGGAAGAAATCCAGGCTGTGATGGGCCACGAGATGGGGCACTACGTGCTCAACCACGTGTACAAAGGCATATTCTTCTTCGTCGTCTTGATCGTGGTGATGTTCGCCTATTTGCGTTGGGGAGTTGAGTGGTCGTTGGCGCGCTGGGGAGAGAAGTGGCAGGTCCGGGGCATCGGCGATACCGCGGTGCTGCCCGTGGTCGTGCTACTCGCATCAATCTTCCTGTTCGCTCTTACGCCGGTGACCAACACCTTTGTCCGCACGCAGGAACATGAAGCCGACATGTACGGACTCAACGCCAGCCGCCAGCCCGACGGCTTTGCCCAAGCGGCCATCCATCTGGGCGAATACCGCAAGATGAGTCCCGGGCAGGTGGAAGAGTGGATCTTCTTCGACCACCCCAGCGGCCGAAACCGCATCCACGACGCCATGCAGTGGAAAGCGGAGAACCTGAAGCTGATGATGGACGAAGCGAAGTGA
- a CDS encoding phosphoglucomutase/phosphomannomutase family protein, with product MIDIKFGTDGWRGVIADDYTFENVRRVAGAIAAYVLKNEDPSRGLVIGYDTRFGSRRFAQATAEVIAQAGIAVKIAADYTSTPALSYAVKTQRTAGGVMITSSHNPWDWNGVKFKATYGGSATPAIIAQIEAEVRAGTMPQGTPAKIEEVDLITPHVAAICKFADMDKIAQAGFKFAIDCMYGAGRNILSEIFRQRGIAYVQIRDEVNPLFPGINPEPIEPHVRALQDVVVKEHCHAGFVTDGDADRIGAAAEDGMFVDAHKIYSILLQWLLTRHADWPGDVVRAFNTTRMLDRIAAKHGRTLIECRIGFKYICDLMMERQILIGGEESGGIGLQRHLPERDGLLNALLLANVMADEGKSLGQLVAALQSEYGPHFYGRRDLRIPHEVKDAGIARAAAPETASLGPWKILKKEDLDGIKFFLDAPIKDHGAEAWVLLRSSGTEPLMRIYAEASSPELVQQVLDEAVAFVDAKAVAGAHS from the coding sequence ATGATAGACATAAAATTCGGTACCGATGGCTGGCGCGGCGTGATCGCCGACGATTACACCTTTGAGAACGTGCGTCGCGTGGCCGGTGCGATTGCCGCTTACGTCCTCAAGAATGAAGATCCGTCGCGCGGGCTGGTCATCGGCTATGACACGCGCTTTGGCTCGCGCCGCTTTGCTCAGGCCACGGCGGAGGTGATCGCCCAGGCGGGAATCGCCGTGAAGATCGCCGCCGACTACACTTCCACGCCCGCGCTTTCCTACGCCGTGAAAACCCAGCGTACCGCGGGCGGCGTGATGATTACTTCCAGCCACAATCCCTGGGACTGGAACGGCGTAAAGTTCAAGGCCACTTACGGCGGGTCGGCCACGCCGGCCATCATCGCTCAGATTGAAGCAGAAGTCCGCGCCGGCACGATGCCCCAAGGCACACCGGCGAAGATCGAAGAAGTTGACCTCATCACGCCGCACGTCGCCGCCATCTGCAAGTTTGCCGACATGGACAAAATCGCCCAGGCCGGTTTCAAGTTCGCGATTGACTGCATGTACGGCGCGGGCCGGAACATTTTGTCGGAGATTTTCCGCCAGCGCGGCATCGCGTACGTGCAGATCAGGGACGAAGTGAACCCGCTGTTTCCCGGAATCAATCCGGAGCCAATTGAGCCGCACGTGCGCGCCTTGCAGGACGTGGTGGTCAAAGAGCATTGCCACGCCGGCTTCGTTACTGACGGCGACGCCGACCGCATCGGCGCCGCGGCTGAAGACGGCATGTTCGTGGACGCGCACAAGATTTATTCCATCCTGCTGCAGTGGCTGCTCACCCGCCATGCCGACTGGCCCGGTGACGTGGTGCGCGCCTTCAACACCACGCGCATGCTGGACCGCATTGCCGCCAAGCACGGACGCACGCTGATTGAGTGCCGCATCGGGTTCAAATACATCTGTGACCTCATGATGGAGCGCCAGATCCTCATCGGCGGCGAAGAGTCCGGCGGCATCGGCCTGCAACGCCACCTTCCGGAACGCGACGGCCTGCTCAACGCGCTGCTGCTTGCCAACGTGATGGCCGACGAAGGCAAGAGCCTGGGACAACTCGTCGCGGCGTTGCAGTCAGAATACGGCCCGCATTTTTACGGGCGCCGCGATCTGCGCATTCCCCATGAAGTAAAGGATGCGGGCATCGCCCGCGCCGCCGCCCCGGAAACTGCTTCTCTTGGCCCGTGGAAGATCCTCAAGAAAGAAGACCTGGACGGCATCAAGTTCTTCCTTGACGCTCCCATCAAAGACCATGGCGCGGAAGCTTGGGTGCTGTTGCGGTCGTCGGGGACCGAGCCGCTGATGCGCATTTACGCTGAAGCGTCGTCGCCCGAGCTGGTGCAGCAGGTGCTCGACGAGGCGGTTGCGTTCGTGGACGCCAAGGCCGTCGCCGGAGCGCATTCTTAG
- a CDS encoding mannose-1-phosphate guanylyltransferase, which yields MSNHFYPVILAGGAGTRFWPRSRRKRAKQVLALDQTKAAEKTMLQQTVKRLLPLSSAKDFWIISNEHLGKEIRRQLPAVPPKQIVVEPAPRNTAPAIGLAAFLLERLHPDAIIGMFPSDHVIADEKNFRKVLRQAIAIAAKPGNMVVMGIQPSRAETGYGYIEAGEKLDGDLFRVKRFTEKPNQPTAEEFVAAGNYYWNSGMFVWSARTLTAALREHLPKAAPYLAEIAASWGKKTFAKTYARLYPKCENISIDYAVLEPRSAKGEHASNLFCLRADFGWNDLGSWAALYDHHAAKQKPEAGNVVHGQGAYAANATGNYIYAPGKFVAAVGVHDLVVVETEDAILVTTRQHSQDVGKIVKYLSDKKMTDLT from the coding sequence TTGTCCAACCATTTCTATCCCGTCATCCTCGCCGGAGGCGCAGGCACGCGGTTCTGGCCGCGGTCGCGCCGCAAGCGCGCCAAGCAGGTATTGGCCCTCGACCAAACCAAAGCCGCCGAGAAGACCATGTTGCAGCAGACCGTGAAACGGTTGCTGCCTTTAAGCTCGGCGAAAGATTTCTGGATCATCAGCAATGAGCATTTGGGCAAAGAAATCAGGCGGCAGCTACCCGCGGTGCCGCCGAAACAGATCGTCGTGGAACCGGCGCCGCGCAATACCGCTCCCGCCATCGGCCTGGCGGCGTTTCTGTTAGAAAGGCTTCATCCGGACGCGATCATCGGCATGTTTCCGTCTGATCATGTGATCGCCGATGAAAAAAACTTCCGCAAAGTCTTGCGGCAAGCCATCGCAATTGCGGCCAAGCCGGGAAACATGGTGGTAATGGGCATCCAGCCTTCGCGCGCCGAGACCGGCTATGGCTACATTGAAGCCGGCGAGAAACTCGATGGCGATCTGTTTCGCGTGAAGCGCTTCACCGAAAAGCCCAACCAGCCGACGGCGGAAGAATTTGTTGCGGCGGGAAACTACTACTGGAACAGCGGAATGTTTGTGTGGAGCGCGCGGACACTGACTGCCGCGCTGCGCGAGCACCTTCCAAAGGCCGCTCCCTACCTGGCTGAAATCGCCGCGTCCTGGGGCAAGAAGACTTTTGCCAAGACTTACGCGCGGCTCTATCCCAAGTGCGAGAACATCAGCATTGACTATGCTGTGCTGGAACCGCGGTCAGCCAAAGGCGAGCATGCGTCCAACCTGTTCTGCCTGCGCGCTGATTTCGGCTGGAATGACCTGGGATCGTGGGCGGCTCTGTATGATCATCACGCGGCGAAGCAAAAGCCGGAAGCCGGAAACGTGGTACACGGGCAAGGCGCCTACGCCGCGAACGCTACCGGCAACTATATTTACGCGCCCGGCAAGTTCGTCGCTGCCGTGGGCGTGCATGACTTGGTGGTGGTGGAAACCGAAGACGCCATCCTGGTGACCACGCGCCAGCATTCCCAGGACGTCGGCAAGATTGTGAAATACTTGTCCGACAAAAAAATGACGGACCTGACGTAA
- a CDS encoding class I mannose-6-phosphate isomerase, whose amino-acid sequence MTDLYPLLIQPEFHERVWGTRDLSPFYARQVTGSPIGEAWLTADLCKVANGEFAGRSLGYMCRRFEARLLGDMVEDLSRFPLLIKFLFPQDKLSVQVHPDDAAARLAGQPNGKNECWYVLDAKPGARIGLGLKPGTSKLELEQAIRDARMEQLLNWMEVRAGDMYYVDAGTIHAIGPGAVIVETQQNSDTTYRLYDYGRPRELHVDAGLRAAKEHTHAGRVAAGTAEEHQGKAQVNLITSPSFIVDKFVLRQPWQFQRPKHAVRSVWCLVATRGCAVIAAEGAAPVTFSAGEAVVVPAAVERFILKPQWDVEFLCASLPVEPVAEPKTSK is encoded by the coding sequence ATGACTGATCTCTATCCACTGCTCATCCAGCCCGAGTTTCACGAGCGCGTTTGGGGAACGCGTGATCTCTCCCCTTTCTACGCTCGCCAGGTCACCGGCAGTCCCATCGGCGAAGCCTGGCTCACGGCGGACTTATGTAAAGTGGCCAACGGCGAATTCGCCGGCCGGTCGCTGGGATACATGTGCCGCAGGTTTGAGGCACGGCTGCTGGGCGACATGGTGGAAGACTTGTCGCGCTTCCCCCTGCTGATCAAATTTCTTTTTCCCCAGGACAAGCTCTCCGTCCAGGTGCACCCCGACGATGCGGCCGCGCGGCTTGCCGGCCAGCCCAACGGCAAAAACGAATGCTGGTACGTGCTGGATGCCAAACCCGGCGCGCGGATTGGATTGGGCTTGAAGCCGGGAACCAGCAAACTCGAACTCGAGCAGGCCATCCGTGACGCGCGCATGGAGCAATTGCTGAACTGGATGGAGGTGCGCGCGGGCGACATGTATTACGTGGACGCCGGGACCATTCACGCCATTGGCCCGGGCGCGGTGATCGTGGAGACGCAGCAAAATTCTGACACCACGTACCGGCTGTACGACTACGGGCGTCCGCGCGAGTTGCACGTTGACGCCGGCCTGCGCGCGGCCAAAGAGCACACGCACGCCGGGCGAGTCGCCGCCGGAACAGCCGAAGAGCACCAGGGCAAAGCTCAAGTGAACCTGATCACGTCGCCCAGCTTCATCGTGGACAAATTTGTCCTGAGGCAGCCGTGGCAGTTCCAGCGTCCTAAACATGCGGTGCGCAGCGTGTGGTGCCTGGTGGCGACGCGGGGCTGCGCGGTGATTGCCGCCGAAGGCGCGGCGCCGGTGACGTTTTCCGCTGGTGAAGCCGTGGTGGTGCCCGCAGCGGTGGAACGGTTTATCCTAAAACCGCAGTGGGACGTGGAGTTTTTGTGCGCGTCGCTACCGGTGGAGCCGGTGGCGGAACCGAAGACAAGCAAATAG
- a CDS encoding pyridoxal phosphate-dependent aminotransferase, giving the protein MTTLPAVKQFADRINRIEVSATMAVVAEAAKLKAAGADLVEFGAGEPHFSTPQHIKDAAIAAIQQDFTRYTVVPGIPELRSALVKRHAADFGTDYKPEEAIASTGGKLALFNAVQVLVDHGDEVIVPVPYWVSFKDIIEYAGGKCVYAQTEEAGGFRLTPEMIERKITPRTRAVIINSPNNPSGAVLTPEDFTAILRMAHKRGIYVIADECYVYLNYRDKNFSAGSVSDVREHLVIAGSLSKTYAMTGWRLGFALAPVPIVNAMSKLQSQSTSSTAHMVQKAGVAALTGPQQCVADMKAEYIRLRDQTLAALAKIPGITCVKPDGAFYVYPNVSAYFGKAGINSAAEVAKRLLHEAHVVTVPGEAFGTNEHIRLSYATSSGEIVRGLERMRAWFAKL; this is encoded by the coding sequence ATGACGACTCTTCCGGCAGTAAAACAATTTGCTGATCGCATCAACCGCATTGAAGTTTCCGCCACCATGGCCGTGGTAGCCGAAGCCGCCAAGCTGAAAGCCGCGGGCGCTGACCTGGTGGAGTTCGGCGCCGGCGAGCCGCACTTTTCCACGCCGCAGCATATAAAGGATGCGGCCATCGCCGCCATCCAGCAGGACTTCACCCGCTACACCGTGGTGCCGGGCATTCCGGAACTGCGTTCCGCTCTGGTCAAACGCCATGCCGCCGACTTTGGCACCGACTACAAGCCGGAAGAAGCCATTGCTTCCACCGGCGGGAAGTTGGCCCTGTTCAATGCCGTCCAAGTGCTGGTGGACCATGGCGATGAAGTGATTGTCCCCGTGCCCTACTGGGTTTCTTTCAAAGACATCATTGAGTACGCCGGCGGCAAATGCGTTTACGCGCAGACTGAAGAAGCCGGCGGCTTCCGCCTGACGCCGGAGATGATTGAGCGCAAGATCACGCCGCGCACGCGGGCCGTGATCATCAACAGCCCCAACAATCCCAGCGGCGCCGTGCTCACGCCGGAAGACTTCACGGCGATTTTGCGCATGGCCCACAAGCGCGGGATTTACGTGATCGCCGACGAGTGCTACGTCTATCTAAACTATCGCGATAAGAATTTCTCCGCCGGGTCGGTCAGCGACGTGCGCGAACACCTGGTCATTGCCGGATCGCTGTCCAAGACTTACGCCATGACCGGCTGGCGCCTGGGATTCGCCCTGGCCCCCGTGCCTATTGTCAACGCCATGTCCAAGCTGCAGAGCCAGAGCACTTCCAGCACGGCGCACATGGTACAGAAAGCGGGCGTTGCGGCGCTGACCGGACCACAGCAATGTGTGGCCGACATGAAGGCCGAGTACATCCGCCTGCGCGACCAGACGCTGGCGGCGCTTGCCAAAATTCCCGGCATTACTTGCGTGAAGCCGGACGGCGCGTTTTACGTGTACCCCAACGTGTCGGCATACTTCGGCAAGGCCGGAATCAACTCCGCGGCGGAGGTCGCCAAGCGCCTGCTGCATGAAGCCCACGTGGTCACCGTGCCAGGCGAGGCCTTCGGAACAAACGAGCACATCCGGCTCTCGTACGCCACGTCTTCCGGTGAGATTGTGCGCGGCCTGGAGCGGATGCGCGCGTGGTTCGCCAAACTCTAG
- the coaD gene encoding pantetheine-phosphate adenylyltransferase, whose translation MKNIRAIYPGSFDPLTNGHLDLIERGSKIFDELIVAILRNAEKEPPLFSVAERMDMLEEMVRRYGNVRVDTFEGLLVDYAARMDAKAVLRGIRAISDYEYELRMALLNRKLAPQIETVFMMPAEAYSYVSSRLVKEVCQLGGSVRDLVPELVEQRLLEKINGAAAKHRG comes from the coding sequence TTGAAGAACATACGCGCCATTTATCCGGGATCGTTTGACCCGCTGACCAACGGCCATCTCGACTTGATCGAGAGGGGCAGCAAGATTTTCGATGAACTGATTGTGGCCATCCTGCGCAACGCGGAAAAAGAGCCGCCCTTGTTTAGCGTGGCCGAGCGCATGGATATGCTGGAGGAGATGGTGCGGCGCTACGGCAACGTCCGCGTGGACACCTTTGAAGGGCTGCTGGTGGATTACGCCGCGCGCATGGACGCCAAAGCGGTCCTGCGCGGCATCCGCGCCATCAGCGACTACGAATATGAACTCCGCATGGCCCTGCTGAACCGCAAACTCGCTCCCCAGATTGAGACCGTTTTCATGATGCCGGCGGAGGCGTATTCCTACGTAAGTTCGCGCCTGGTGAAAGAAGTTTGCCAGCTCGGAGGCTCGGTCCGCGACCTGGTGCCGGAGCTGGTGGAGCAAAGGCTCCTGGAAAAAATCAACGGCGCGGCAGCCAAACACCGCGGCTAA
- a CDS encoding methyltransferase domain-containing protein, with product MPRRPSWTQEALLFARNFLQHPRMMGSLVPSSRFLVERMLGSVDWERARTLVEYGPGIGTFTAQILQRMSPQARLIVFEMNHDFVHYLAQRFPDPRLHVVHASAEHARRELRRLDVDGADYIISCVPFTTMPARLRNKILGETRKVLNPDGSFLVYQYSRTLLPSLRSHFSLVHQDFEPFNIPPARLFCCTQETAAVAGRSHRL from the coding sequence ATGCCGCGCCGGCCGTCCTGGACCCAGGAAGCCCTGCTTTTTGCGCGGAATTTTCTGCAGCACCCGAGGATGATGGGTTCGCTGGTGCCCAGCAGCCGTTTTCTGGTCGAGCGCATGTTGGGAAGTGTGGACTGGGAACGTGCCCGCACCTTGGTGGAGTACGGGCCGGGCATAGGCACCTTTACCGCACAAATTTTGCAACGCATGTCGCCGCAGGCGCGCCTGATCGTGTTCGAAATGAACCACGACTTTGTCCACTATCTGGCCCAACGGTTTCCTGATCCGCGACTGCACGTGGTCCATGCGTCGGCGGAGCATGCACGAAGGGAGTTGCGCCGGCTGGACGTGGATGGCGCAGACTACATCATCTCGTGCGTGCCGTTCACCACCATGCCCGCCAGACTGCGCAACAAGATATTGGGCGAAACCCGCAAGGTCCTGAATCCCGACGGCAGTTTTCTGGTTTATCAGTACTCCCGCACGCTGCTGCCTTCCCTGCGCAGCCATTTCTCTCTGGTTCACCAGGATTTTGAGCCCTTCAATATTCCGCCGGCCCGGCTCTTTTGCTGCACGCAGGAGACCGCGGCAGTCGCAGGAAGATCACACCGCCTGTGA